In Candidatus Hydrogenedentota bacterium, one genomic interval encodes:
- the ispE gene encoding 4-(cytidine 5'-diphospho)-2-C-methyl-D-erythritol kinase yields MTGPSRTNGPGFTPALVCRSFAKVNLYLDVLPRRADGFHNIETVFQTVGLWDELSFAPAEDGMVALACPRAGLSTGPDNLVCRAAALLNREAGTGHGARIHLEKRIPVAAGLAGGSGNAAAALVALNSLWGLNFPQARLARLALELGSDVPYCLTGGLMAGTLRGEELHSLPPAPETWFVLVHPPVAVSTRDAYNHPLLEKNQETPFAGKTASFRRALRGLAGGDLAGTLFNRMEAPIFHTHPQLAEIKAALIGAGCAAAVMSGSGPTVYGICPSQDEAQSCRDRLAANGLECPVSVVGAVPRALEFV; encoded by the coding sequence GTGACAGGACCAAGCCGCACCAACGGGCCGGGCTTCACCCCGGCGCTGGTCTGCCGCTCTTTCGCCAAAGTCAACCTGTATCTTGACGTGCTGCCGCGCCGCGCGGACGGTTTTCACAATATCGAGACGGTGTTTCAGACCGTCGGGCTTTGGGATGAACTGTCCTTCGCCCCGGCGGAGGACGGCATGGTCGCGCTGGCCTGCCCCCGCGCCGGTTTGTCCACGGGGCCGGATAACTTGGTGTGCCGCGCGGCGGCCCTGTTGAACCGCGAGGCGGGCACCGGCCACGGCGCGCGCATCCATCTGGAGAAGCGCATTCCCGTGGCGGCGGGTCTCGCGGGGGGCTCGGGAAACGCCGCAGCGGCGCTGGTCGCGCTGAACAGCCTCTGGGGGCTGAACTTTCCCCAAGCGCGCCTCGCCAGGCTGGCCCTGGAACTGGGCTCCGACGTGCCCTACTGCCTGACAGGCGGACTCATGGCGGGCACCCTCCGGGGCGAGGAACTTCATTCCCTTCCCCCCGCGCCGGAGACTTGGTTTGTGCTGGTCCATCCCCCCGTGGCGGTGAGCACCCGCGACGCCTACAACCATCCCCTCCTTGAAAAGAACCAGGAAACGCCCTTTGCCGGTAAAACCGCATCCTTCCGTCGCGCCCTGCGGGGGCTGGCCGGGGGGGACCTTGCCGGGACGCTTTTCAACCGCATGGAGGCGCCCATTTTCCACACCCATCCACAGTTGGCCGAGATCAAGGCGGCCCTGATCGGGGCGGGCTGCGCCGCCGCGGTCATGAGCGGAAGCGGCCCCACGGTGTACGGGATTTGCCCGTCACAGGACGAGGCGCAAAGCTGCCGCGACCGGCTCGCCGCAAACGGTCTGGAATGCCCTGTTTCCGTGGTTGGCGCGGTTCCCCGCGCGCTGGAATTCGTGTAG
- the rplS gene encoding 50S ribosomal protein L19, producing MNIVEEYSLQHAKTADKTPKFSIGDTVRVHFRIVEGEKERIQVYEGVVIARKKGETPTATFTVRRVAFGEGVERVFPLHSPRVEKVEVVREGRVRRAKLYYLRDRVGKAARVKAKQRNA from the coding sequence GAATACAGCCTGCAGCACGCGAAGACTGCGGACAAAACGCCCAAATTCAGCATTGGCGACACGGTGCGCGTCCATTTCCGCATCGTTGAGGGCGAAAAAGAGCGCATCCAGGTGTATGAGGGCGTGGTGATTGCCCGCAAGAAGGGCGAGACCCCCACCGCCACCTTCACCGTGCGCCGCGTCGCCTTCGGCGAGGGCGTGGAGCGCGTGTTTCCGCTGCACTCCCCCCGCGTCGAGAAGGTCGAGGTGGTCCGCGAGGGCCGCGTGCGCCGCGCCAAGCTCTACTACCTGCGCGACCGCGTCGGCAAGGCCGCCCGCGTCAAGGCGAAGCAGCGCAACGCCTAG